The following proteins are encoded in a genomic region of Candidatus Schekmanbacteria bacterium:
- a CDS encoding biotin/lipoyl-binding protein, translating into MMFEILIGNDQHTVEVEKTDKGYKILIDNEESIIADAFFLKDDLLSIISNNKSYLVNLKNESRNYTVDLNGETFKLEVYEEGSTRRVKREKAGAQGKQTLKAPMPGKVVKLLVKEGDEVEAGDGLIIIEAMKMENELKASVKGVVKEINAEEGKTVNAGEPIIVIE; encoded by the coding sequence ATGATGTTCGAGATTTTAATTGGCAATGACCAACATACTGTTGAAGTTGAAAAAACTGACAAAGGATACAAAATCTTAATCGACAATGAAGAAAGCATAATTGCAGATGCCTTTTTTCTAAAGGATGATTTGTTGTCCATTATATCCAACAATAAATCCTATCTTGTCAATCTCAAGAATGAGAGCCGAAATTACACGGTAGATTTAAATGGTGAAACCTTTAAATTGGAAGTCTATGAAGAGGGAAGCACAAGAAGAGTAAAGAGGGAAAAAGCAGGCGCGCAGGGGAAACAAACATTGAAAGCACCAATGCCCGGCAAAGTCGTAAAACTCCTCGTCAAAGAAGGCGATGAAGTCGAAGCCGGAGATGGACTGATAATCATCGAAGCTATGAAAATGGAAAATGAGCTGAAGGCGTCAGTAAAAGGCGTTGTCAAAGAGATAAATGCAGAAGAAGGTAAAACTGTCAACGCAGGCGAGCCGATAATAGTCATCGAATAA
- a CDS encoding ATP-grasp domain-containing protein, whose product NIKFIGPPADVIEKMGNKTFARKFITENGIPVIPGTTDDTNDDEALSIAEKIGFPVMVKAAAGGGGKGMRIVRNKDELPSALRAARSEAMSAFGDETVYIEKYIENPRHIEIQVLADEKGNAVHLFERECSIQRRHQKIIEETPSPFVDEELREKMGEAALKIVKAVGYTNAGTIEFLVDENKNFYFLEMNTRLQVEHAITEIVTGIDIVQEQIRIAAGEELDFRQEDLFQHGSSMECRIYAENPDNNFLPSPGTIYSIRTPGGCGVRLDSCAYPGYAVSVHYDPLISKLVVWGKNREEARLRMLRALNEYTITGISTTIPFLKKIITNEHFIKGETYTNFIERFIEKKTDYSPEGAKIAMISAAISAMRKLEDEAIYHSPERKDKSPWKIAGKWQMWGNRL is encoded by the coding sequence AAATATCAAATTCATTGGACCGCCTGCGGATGTAATAGAAAAAATGGGGAACAAGACATTTGCAAGGAAATTTATTACTGAAAATGGTATTCCCGTAATTCCGGGCACTACTGATGACACAAATGATGATGAAGCTCTCTCTATTGCTGAAAAGATAGGATTCCCTGTTATGGTTAAAGCTGCAGCAGGCGGCGGCGGGAAAGGGATGCGTATAGTAAGAAACAAAGATGAGCTTCCTTCGGCACTTAGGGCGGCACGGTCAGAAGCAATGTCAGCTTTCGGAGATGAAACTGTCTATATCGAGAAATATATTGAAAATCCACGCCATATTGAAATTCAAGTTCTTGCAGATGAAAAGGGAAACGCTGTCCACCTCTTTGAAAGGGAATGCTCAATTCAGAGAAGGCATCAAAAGATAATAGAAGAAACACCCTCACCCTTCGTTGATGAGGAATTGAGGGAAAAAATGGGCGAAGCCGCATTGAAGATTGTAAAAGCTGTTGGTTATACAAATGCAGGCACTATTGAATTTCTTGTCGATGAAAACAAGAATTTCTATTTTCTTGAAATGAATACGCGGCTTCAGGTAGAACATGCAATCACAGAGATTGTTACAGGTATTGATATTGTCCAAGAACAGATAAGGATTGCCGCAGGTGAAGAACTCGATTTCAGGCAGGAAGATTTGTTTCAACATGGCTCATCGATGGAATGTAGAATTTATGCAGAAAATCCTGACAATAACTTTCTCCCCTCTCCGGGGACTATATACAGCATCCGGACACCGGGGGGATGCGGCGTAAGGCTGGATTCCTGCGCTTATCCCGGCTATGCTGTTTCAGTGCATTACGACCCTCTCATCTCAAAGCTCGTTGTCTGGGGTAAAAATAGAGAAGAAGCAAGATTGAGAATGTTGAGGGCTCTCAATGAATACACAATAACTGGTATAAGCACCACTATACCTTTTCTTAAAAAGATTATTACAAATGAACACTTCATAAAGGGAGAAACTTACACCAATTTCATTGAAAGATTTATTGAGAAGAAGACTGATTATTCACCTGAAGGAGCAAAAATTGCTATGATTTCAGCAGCCATCAGCGCTATGCGTAAACTTGAAGATGAAGCGATTTATCACAGTCCTGAGAGGAAAGACAAGAGTCCCTGGAAGATAGCGGGTAAATGGCAGATGTGGGGAAACCGTTTATAA